A region from the Mycolicibacterium phlei genome encodes:
- a CDS encoding DEDDh family exonuclease, whose product MSQTSPWGRPADVTGSGWAVVDVETSGLRPGQARIVSIAALALGDDGNVEQSLYSLLNPGVDPGPTHVHGLTAEMLEGQPTFADIVDHLVDLLAGRTLVAHNVGFDYSFLAAEAEMVGRELPTDTVMCTVELARRLDLGTENLRLETLARHWGIDQMKPHDALDDALVLAQILKPVLLRARERKVWLPVHPVTRRTWPNGSVTHDELRPLKAVAARMPCPYQNPGRFLPDRPLVQGMRVALSSEVKRTHEELIERILHAGLAYTDAVDPETSLVICNDPNPEQGKGYQARDLGVPLVSDEDFLSRIDGVVGGIGVEEFVDTATADGQLILF is encoded by the coding sequence GTGAGCCAAACGAGCCCCTGGGGCCGCCCGGCGGATGTCACCGGGTCGGGCTGGGCGGTGGTCGACGTCGAGACGTCGGGCCTCCGTCCGGGGCAGGCGCGCATCGTCAGCATCGCCGCGCTGGCCCTGGGGGACGACGGCAACGTCGAGCAGAGCCTCTACAGCCTGCTCAACCCGGGTGTCGACCCCGGTCCCACCCACGTGCACGGGCTCACCGCCGAGATGCTGGAGGGCCAGCCCACGTTCGCCGACATCGTCGACCACCTGGTCGACCTGCTCGCCGGGCGCACGCTGGTGGCGCACAACGTCGGTTTCGACTACTCGTTTTTGGCCGCCGAGGCCGAGATGGTGGGCCGTGAGCTGCCCACCGACACGGTGATGTGCACGGTCGAACTGGCCCGCCGGCTCGACCTGGGCACCGAGAACCTGCGGCTGGAGACGCTGGCCCGGCACTGGGGCATCGACCAGATGAAACCGCACGACGCGCTGGACGACGCGCTGGTGCTGGCGCAGATCCTCAAACCGGTGCTGTTGCGGGCGCGGGAGCGCAAGGTGTGGCTGCCGGTGCACCCGGTGACGCGGCGCACCTGGCCCAACGGCTCGGTCACCCACGACGAGCTGCGCCCGCTCAAGGCGGTGGCCGCGCGGATGCCGTGCCCCTACCAGAACCCGGGCCGCTTCCTGCCCGACCGGCCGCTGGTGCAGGGCATGCGGGTCGCGCTGTCGTCGGAGGTCAAGCGCACCCACGAGGAGCTCATCGAGCGGATACTGCACGCCGGACTGGCCTACACCGACGCCGTCGACCCGGAGACCTCGCTGGTGATCTGCAACGACCCGAACCCCGAGCAGGGCAAGGGATATCAGGCGCGGGACCTCGGGGTGCCGCTGGTCAGCGATGAGGACTTCCTGAGCCGGATCGACGGTGTCGTCGGCGGCATCGGCGTCGAGGAGTTCGTCGACACCGCCACCGCCGACGGC
- a CDS encoding YbaB/EbfC family nucleoid-associated protein gives MQPGGQPDMSALLAQAQQVQQQLMEAQEALANSEVHGQAGGGLVQVTMKGSGEVTAVAIDPKVVDPEDVETLQDLIVGAIADAAKQVTILAHDRLGPLASGMGNLGLPGM, from the coding sequence ATGCAACCCGGAGGCCAACCCGATATGTCGGCACTGCTCGCCCAGGCTCAGCAGGTGCAGCAGCAGTTGATGGAGGCGCAGGAGGCGCTGGCCAACTCCGAGGTGCACGGCCAGGCCGGGGGCGGACTGGTCCAGGTCACCATGAAGGGCAGCGGCGAGGTGACCGCGGTGGCGATCGACCCCAAGGTCGTCGACCCCGAGGACGTCGAGACGCTGCAGGACCTGATCGTCGGCGCCATCGCCGACGCCGCCAAGCAGGTGACCATCCTCGCTCACGACCGGCTCGGGCCGCTGGCCAGCGGCATGGGCAACCTCGGCCTTCCGGGAATGTAA
- a CDS encoding Rv3717 family N-acetylmuramoyl-L-alanine amidase, with product MPARLRVGQLLAVSLLVAASTVVGPASVAEAAPSPIAGKIVFLDPGHNGKNDASISRQVPTGRGGTKDCQASGTATDDGYPEHTFAWDTTLRIRRALHNLGVRTAMSRGNDDGVGPCVDERAAIANSLQPHAIVSIHADGGPPTGRGFHVLYSSPPLNQAQAGPAQRLAAIMRDQLQASGFVPSTYIGTNGLNPRSDIAGLNLAQYPAILVELGNMKNPVDSALMKTPEGRQKYADAVVRGIAGFLATS from the coding sequence GTGCCCGCCCGTCTGCGTGTCGGCCAGCTCCTGGCCGTGAGTCTGCTCGTCGCCGCCTCGACCGTCGTCGGACCCGCGTCCGTCGCCGAGGCCGCCCCGAGCCCCATCGCGGGCAAGATCGTGTTCCTCGACCCCGGCCACAACGGTAAGAACGACGCCTCGATCAGCCGCCAGGTACCCACCGGCCGCGGCGGCACCAAGGACTGCCAGGCCAGCGGCACCGCCACCGACGACGGCTACCCCGAGCACACCTTCGCCTGGGACACCACGCTGCGGATCCGCCGGGCGCTGCACAACCTGGGGGTGCGCACCGCGATGTCGCGCGGCAACGACGACGGCGTGGGCCCGTGTGTGGACGAGCGCGCCGCGATCGCCAACTCGCTGCAGCCGCACGCGATCGTGTCCATCCACGCCGACGGCGGACCACCGACCGGGCGCGGGTTCCACGTGCTGTACTCGTCACCGCCGCTGAACCAGGCGCAGGCCGGGCCGGCGCAACGGCTGGCCGCGATCATGCGTGACCAGCTGCAGGCCTCCGGCTTCGTCCCGTCGACCTACATCGGCACCAACGGGCTCAACCCGCGCTCCGACATCGCCGGGCTCAACCTGGCGCAGTACCCGGCGATCCTCGTCGAGCTGGGCAACATGAAGAACCCGGTGGACTCGGCGCTGATGAAGACCCCGGAGGGCAGGCAGAAGTACGCCGACGCCGTCGTCCGCGGGATCGCGGGGTTCCTGGCTACCTCGTAG
- a CDS encoding Mur ligase family protein produces the protein MVTTRGRVALAAGSAARWASRVTGRGAGAMIGGLVALTLDKSLLRQLGAGRRTAIVTGTNGKSTTTRMLAAALRTVAPVATNDTGANMDAGLVAALAAGRDAPLAALEVDEMHVPHVSDAVDPQVLVLLNLSRDQLDRVGEINHIERTLRAGLARHPSAVVIANCDDVLMTSAAYDCPHVVWVAAGGSWSNDSVSCPRSGEIIVRDGADWRSTGTDFKRPSPQWWFDETNIYGPDGLSLPMTLKLPGAVNRGNATQAVAAAVTMGADPAAAVAAVEAVDEVAGRYRTVRVGAHTVRILLAKNPAGWQEALSMVDKHGAGVVISVNGQVPDGEDLSWLWDVRFEHFEDTQVVAAGERGTDLAVRLGYAGVEHTLVHDTLAAIASCPPGHVEVIANYTAFLQLNRALERRERGRHG, from the coding sequence GTGGTCACCACTCGCGGACGGGTCGCCCTGGCAGCCGGCTCCGCGGCGCGCTGGGCGTCGCGGGTCACCGGTCGCGGCGCGGGCGCGATGATCGGCGGGCTGGTCGCGCTGACCCTGGACAAGTCGCTGTTGCGCCAGCTCGGCGCGGGTCGGCGCACCGCGATCGTCACCGGGACCAACGGCAAGTCCACCACCACCCGCATGCTGGCCGCCGCGCTGCGCACCGTCGCGCCGGTCGCCACCAACGACACCGGCGCCAACATGGACGCCGGCCTGGTCGCCGCGCTGGCCGCGGGCCGCGACGCCCCGCTGGCGGCGCTGGAGGTCGACGAGATGCACGTGCCGCACGTCTCCGACGCCGTCGACCCGCAGGTGCTCGTGCTGCTCAACCTCTCGCGTGACCAGCTCGACCGGGTGGGCGAGATCAACCACATCGAACGCACGCTGCGCGCCGGGCTGGCCCGGCACCCCTCGGCGGTGGTGATCGCCAACTGCGACGACGTGCTGATGACCTCCGCCGCCTACGACTGCCCGCACGTGGTGTGGGTGGCCGCAGGCGGCAGCTGGTCCAACGACTCGGTGAGCTGCCCGCGGTCCGGGGAGATCATCGTGCGCGACGGCGCCGACTGGCGTTCCACCGGAACCGATTTCAAGCGGCCCAGCCCACAGTGGTGGTTCGACGAGACGAACATCTACGGGCCCGACGGACTGTCGCTGCCGATGACCCTGAAACTGCCGGGCGCGGTGAACCGCGGCAACGCCACCCAGGCCGTCGCCGCCGCAGTGACGATGGGCGCCGACCCGGCCGCCGCGGTGGCCGCGGTGGAGGCCGTCGACGAGGTGGCAGGCCGCTACCGCACCGTGCGGGTCGGGGCGCACACCGTGCGGATCCTGCTGGCCAAGAACCCCGCCGGCTGGCAGGAGGCCCTGTCGATGGTCGACAAACACGGTGCGGGCGTGGTGATCTCGGTCAACGGCCAGGTGCCCGACGGCGAGGACCTGTCGTGGCTGTGGGATGTGCGGTTCGAACACTTCGAGGACACCCAGGTGGTGGCCGCCGGTGAGCGCGGCACCGACCTGGCGGTGCGCCTGGGCTACGCGGGTGTGGAGCACACGCTGGTGCACGACACCCTCGCCGCGATCGCGTCGTGTCCGCCCGGCCACGTCGAGGTGATCGCGAACTACACCGCGTTCCTGCAGTTGAACCGGGCGCTGGAGCGCCGGGAACGGGGCCGTCATGGCTGA
- a CDS encoding type 1 glutamine amidotransferase gives MAESTVRIGLVLPDVMGTYGDGGNSVVLRQRLRLRGFDAEIVEITLDDPVPAELDLYTLGGAEDYAQRLATKHLLRYPGLQQAVSRGAPVLAICAAIQVLGHWYETSAGERVEGVGLLDVTTTPQAERTIGEVVSEPLLPGLTERLTGFENHRGGTTLGADAAPLARVISGAGNRAGDGYDGAVQGSVVATYLHGPCLARNPQLADYLLSKVVGELAPLQMDEVDLLRKERLAAPRRV, from the coding sequence ATGGCTGAGTCGACGGTCCGCATCGGGCTGGTACTGCCCGACGTGATGGGCACCTACGGTGACGGCGGCAACTCGGTGGTGCTGCGACAGCGGCTGCGGCTGCGGGGATTCGACGCCGAGATCGTCGAGATCACGCTCGACGACCCGGTGCCCGCCGAACTGGACCTGTACACCCTCGGCGGCGCCGAGGACTACGCACAGCGGTTGGCCACCAAACATCTGCTGCGCTATCCGGGCCTACAGCAGGCGGTCAGCCGCGGCGCGCCGGTGCTGGCCATCTGCGCGGCGATCCAGGTGCTCGGCCACTGGTACGAGACGTCCGCGGGCGAACGCGTCGAAGGCGTCGGGCTGCTCGACGTCACCACCACCCCGCAGGCCGAACGCACCATCGGCGAGGTGGTCTCCGAACCGCTGCTGCCCGGGCTCACCGAGCGGCTCACCGGATTCGAGAACCACCGCGGCGGAACCACTCTCGGCGCCGACGCGGCTCCGCTGGCGCGGGTGATCAGCGGTGCGGGCAACCGGGCGGGCGACGGGTACGACGGCGCGGTGCAGGGCAGCGTCGTCGCCACCTACCTGCACGGCCCGTGCCTGGCCCGCAACCCGCAGCTGGCCGACTATCTGCTCAGCAAGGTCGTCGGCGAGCTGGCGCCGCTGCAGATGGACGAGGTCGACCTGCTGCGCAAGGAGCGACTGGCCGCACCCCGTCGGGTCTAG
- the recR gene encoding recombination mediator RecR, producing MFEGPVQDLIDELGKLPGIGPKSAQRIAFHLLSVEPPDIDRLTAVLNRVRDGVKFCQVCGNVSEEDRCRICSDPRRDASVVCVVEEPKDVQAVERTREFRGRYHVLGGALDPLSGVGPDQLRIRELLNRIGERVDGVEVTEVIIATDPNTEGEATATYLVRMLRDIPGLTVTRIASGLPMGGDLEFADELTLGRALAGRRAMA from the coding sequence TTGTTCGAAGGACCCGTTCAGGATCTGATCGACGAGCTCGGGAAGCTGCCCGGAATCGGGCCGAAGAGCGCGCAGCGGATCGCCTTTCACCTGCTGTCGGTCGAGCCCCCGGACATCGACCGGCTCACCGCCGTGCTCAACCGGGTGCGCGACGGGGTGAAGTTCTGCCAGGTGTGCGGCAACGTCTCCGAGGAGGACCGCTGCCGCATCTGCAGCGACCCGCGCCGGGACGCCTCGGTGGTCTGCGTCGTCGAGGAACCCAAGGACGTGCAGGCCGTCGAACGCACCCGCGAGTTCCGCGGCCGCTACCACGTGCTGGGCGGGGCGCTGGACCCGTTGTCCGGGGTGGGCCCGGATCAGCTGCGGATCCGTGAGCTGCTCAACCGGATCGGGGAGCGGGTCGACGGCGTCGAGGTCACCGAGGTGATCATCGCGACCGACCCGAACACCGAGGGGGAGGCCACCGCGACGTACCTGGTGCGGATGCTGCGCGACATCCCGGGGCTGACCGTGACGCGGATCGCCTCGGGCCTGCCGATGGGCGGGGATCTGGAATTCGCCGATGAACTGACGCTGGGCCGTGCGCTAGCAGGCCGGCGCGCGATGGCTTAG